A DNA window from Bradyrhizobium barranii subsp. barranii contains the following coding sequences:
- a CDS encoding PaaI family thioesterase, with protein MTDTDIPDGFEPLSRKSPLTEPWEPLYAKKTDKAVIIGLRLARPHTNGRGLIHGGLIAALADNAMGCSCAQMTNWTTSFVTISLTVDFVGSAEIGKWLAIESDVIRTGKTICFAQCLVKADEAVIARASGTFRVVPKKG; from the coding sequence ATGACCGACACCGACATCCCCGACGGCTTCGAGCCGCTTTCCCGCAAGAGTCCGCTCACCGAGCCGTGGGAGCCGCTCTACGCGAAGAAAACCGACAAGGCCGTGATCATCGGTCTGCGCCTCGCCAGGCCGCACACCAACGGCCGCGGCCTGATCCATGGCGGCCTCATCGCCGCACTCGCGGACAATGCCATGGGCTGTAGCTGCGCGCAGATGACGAACTGGACCACCTCGTTCGTCACGATCTCGCTCACGGTCGATTTCGTCGGCTCCGCCGAGATCGGCAAGTGGCTCGCGATCGAGAGCGACGTGATCAGGACCGGCAAGACGATCTGTTTCGCGCAATGCCTGGTGAAGGCCGACGAAGCCGTGATCGCGCGGGCCAGCGGGACGTTCAGGGTGGTGCCGAAGAAGGGGTAG
- a CDS encoding LysR family transcriptional regulator, giving the protein MDRLEAMHVFVTVADLRGFAPAARKLQLSPSAVTRLIAALEEHLGARLLQRTTRQVRLTDVGTRYLERARRILADVEEADGSAREERNRPSGRLVVSAPLGFGRLHVSPVMTDYLKRYPEVTAELRLSDNLVNLVEDAVDAAVRIGHLADSSLVARQVGEMRRITVATPGYLKRHGEPKTPQELLAHQTIAFGPYANWHFVQDGRDIEWTPTPRFTSNSADAALQYAEAGGGITRVLAYQAAEGLKRGRLKIVLAKYEQPALPIHIVYPTSRLLSAKVRAFIDLVVETAEWKFG; this is encoded by the coding sequence ATGGACCGCCTCGAAGCCATGCACGTCTTCGTCACCGTCGCCGATCTGCGCGGCTTTGCGCCGGCAGCGCGCAAGCTGCAGCTGTCGCCATCGGCCGTGACGCGGCTGATCGCGGCGTTGGAGGAGCATCTCGGCGCGCGGCTGCTGCAGCGCACCACCCGGCAGGTGAGATTGACCGATGTCGGCACGCGCTATCTGGAGCGCGCGCGGCGCATCCTCGCCGATGTCGAGGAGGCCGACGGCTCCGCGCGCGAGGAGCGGAACCGGCCGAGCGGCCGTCTGGTGGTGTCGGCGCCCCTCGGCTTCGGGCGGCTGCATGTCTCGCCGGTCATGACCGATTATCTCAAGCGCTATCCGGAGGTCACGGCCGAGCTCAGGCTCTCGGACAACCTCGTCAATCTCGTCGAGGACGCGGTCGATGCCGCGGTGCGGATCGGCCATCTCGCCGATTCTTCGCTGGTCGCACGCCAGGTCGGCGAGATGCGGCGGATCACGGTGGCGACGCCGGGCTACCTGAAGCGCCACGGCGAGCCGAAGACGCCACAGGAATTGCTCGCGCACCAGACCATCGCGTTCGGCCCCTACGCCAATTGGCACTTCGTCCAAGACGGCCGCGATATCGAGTGGACGCCGACGCCACGTTTTACCAGCAACAGCGCCGACGCCGCCCTGCAATATGCAGAAGCCGGCGGGGGCATCACGCGGGTGCTGGCCTATCAGGCCGCGGAGGGCCTGAAGCGCGGGCGGCTCAAAATCGTGCTGGCGAAATACGAGCAGCCGGCGCTGCCGATCCATATCGTCTATCCGACCTCGCGTTTGCTGTCGGCCAAGGTGCGGGCCTTCATTGATTTGGTGGTGGAGACGGCAGAGTGGAAGTTTGGGTGA
- a CDS encoding branched-chain amino acid ABC transporter ATP-binding protein/permease yields MQSRLPILIFALLMAAIPFVPGMPPFWIVLLDNIGLAALVAMGLVLLTGVGGLTSFGQAAFVGFGAYTTAVLSTAYGLSPWLTLPLSLVVSGSLAVLLGLVTVRLSGHYLPLGTLAWGLGLFYLFSKLEFLGRNDGISAIPPLSIGSFKMLSPGSIYYAIWVAVILSALLTMNLLDSRTGRAIRALRRGHVAAEAFGVHTPRAKLLVFIHAAVLAGLSGWLYAHLQRAVNPTPFGAQAGIEYLFIAVVGGAGYVWGGVLGAAIVVVLKEVLQSYLPLLLPGSGQVETIVFGIMLVALLQLAPGGVWPWLMSFLPEPTRGKKPDTSLKLEQRTRAAGQSGVLLQVEKARKQFGGVIAVNNVSFDVQAREIVALIGPNGAGKSTTFNLITGVLSASSGSISVLGKKVDRAPPQEIVKLGISRTFQHVKLVPDMTVLENVAIGAHLRGHSGPISSMLRLDRADEAKLLAEAARQIERVGLAEQMHQLAGSLSLGQQRIVEIARALCVDPMLLLLDEPAAGLRHMEKQRLAALLRELRDGGMSVLLVEHDMGFVMNLADRIVVLDFGTKIAEGTPATIKTNPEVIKAYLGVAA; encoded by the coding sequence ATGCAGAGCCGGCTTCCCATCCTCATCTTCGCGCTTCTCATGGCGGCGATTCCGTTCGTCCCGGGCATGCCGCCGTTCTGGATCGTGCTGCTCGACAATATCGGCCTTGCCGCCCTCGTCGCGATGGGCCTCGTGCTGCTCACCGGCGTCGGCGGCCTGACCTCGTTTGGCCAGGCGGCTTTCGTCGGCTTCGGCGCCTACACCACCGCGGTGCTGTCGACGGCCTATGGCCTGTCGCCATGGCTGACCTTGCCGCTGTCGCTGGTGGTCAGCGGATCGTTGGCGGTGCTGCTCGGGCTGGTGACCGTCCGTCTCTCCGGGCACTATCTGCCACTCGGCACGCTCGCCTGGGGGCTGGGCCTGTTCTATCTCTTCAGCAAGCTGGAATTTTTGGGAAGAAACGACGGCATCTCGGCGATCCCGCCGCTGTCGATCGGCTCGTTCAAGATGCTCTCGCCCGGCTCGATCTATTACGCGATCTGGGTTGCCGTGATCCTCTCGGCCCTGCTCACGATGAACCTGCTGGATTCCCGCACCGGCCGCGCCATCCGCGCGCTGCGCCGCGGACACGTCGCGGCCGAAGCGTTCGGCGTGCACACGCCGCGCGCAAAGCTGCTGGTGTTCATCCATGCCGCCGTGCTCGCCGGCCTCTCCGGCTGGCTCTACGCGCATCTCCAGCGCGCGGTGAACCCGACGCCGTTCGGCGCGCAGGCCGGCATCGAATATCTCTTCATCGCGGTGGTCGGCGGCGCCGGCTATGTCTGGGGCGGCGTGCTGGGCGCGGCGATCGTCGTGGTCCTGAAGGAGGTGCTGCAAAGCTATTTGCCGCTGCTCCTGCCCGGCTCCGGACAGGTCGAGACCATCGTGTTCGGCATCATGCTGGTGGCGCTGCTCCAGCTTGCGCCCGGCGGCGTCTGGCCCTGGCTGATGTCGTTCCTGCCCGAGCCTACCCGCGGCAAAAAGCCGGACACCTCGCTGAAACTGGAGCAGCGCACCCGCGCGGCCGGCCAGTCCGGCGTCCTGCTCCAGGTCGAGAAGGCTCGAAAGCAGTTCGGTGGCGTGATCGCGGTCAACAACGTCTCCTTCGACGTGCAGGCCCGCGAGATCGTCGCGTTGATCGGACCGAACGGCGCCGGCAAGAGCACGACGTTCAACCTGATCACCGGCGTGCTGTCGGCGTCCTCAGGCTCGATCTCGGTGCTCGGCAAGAAGGTCGACAGGGCGCCACCGCAGGAGATCGTCAAGCTCGGCATCTCCCGCACCTTCCAGCATGTGAAGCTCGTCCCTGATATGACCGTGCTGGAGAACGTCGCGATCGGCGCGCATCTGCGCGGCCATTCGGGACCGATCTCCTCGATGCTGCGGCTCGACCGCGCCGATGAAGCGAAGCTGCTCGCGGAGGCCGCCCGCCAGATCGAGCGCGTGGGCCTCGCCGAGCAGATGCATCAGCTCGCAGGCTCGCTCTCGCTCGGCCAGCAGCGCATCGTCGAGATCGCGCGTGCGCTGTGCGTCGATCCGATGCTGCTGCTGCTCGACGAGCCGGCCGCCGGCCTGCGCCACATGGAGAAGCAGCGCCTTGCCGCGCTGCTCCGCGAGCTGCGCGACGGCGGCATGAGCGTGCTCTTGGTCGAGCACGACATGGGCTTCGTGATGAATCTCGCCGACCGCATCGTGGTGCTCGATTTCGGCACCAAGATCGCGGAAGGCACGCCCGCCACGATCAAGACCAATCCCGAAGTGATCAAGGCCTATCTCGGAGTGGCGGCATGA
- the tnpB gene encoding IS66 family insertion sequence element accessory protein TnpB (TnpB, as the term is used for proteins encoded by IS66 family insertion elements, is considered an accessory protein, since TnpC, encoded by a neighboring gene, is a DDE family transposase.) gives MISFGPMVRVFVATQPIDFRKGVHGLVALVAEGLGGKPYSGDVYVFRSKRSDRLKLLVFDGSGMVLATKWLENGGFAWPPVREGTMPVTGAQLAMLIEGLAEWSRVVPKVTKRPTKVA, from the coding sequence ATGATCTCTTTCGGTCCAATGGTCCGTGTGTTCGTCGCGACGCAGCCGATTGACTTTCGTAAAGGCGTTCATGGCCTTGTCGCGCTGGTAGCGGAGGGATTAGGCGGCAAGCCCTACAGCGGTGACGTTTATGTCTTCCGATCGAAGCGATCGGATCGTTTGAAGCTACTGGTTTTTGACGGCTCGGGAATGGTTCTAGCGACGAAGTGGCTGGAGAATGGGGGCTTTGCCTGGCCACCTGTTCGCGAGGGTACGATGCCGGTGACGGGGGCGCAACTGGCGATGCTGATTGAAGGTCTTGCGGAGTGGTCGCGTGTGGTCCCGAAGGTGACGAAGCGGCCGACGAAGGTTGCCTGA
- a CDS encoding pyridoxamine 5'-phosphate oxidase family protein — protein MGSSYRYPYIQHRGGPKGFLKVLDKQTLAFTDYAGNRQYITQGNLSENPKAYIFVMDYAHRRRVKIWGEARVVEDDEALTTSLMPKGYRARPEQVILFKIAAWDTNCPQHIPQKFDAPDVAAALAARDQRIAELEAEVAALKGKASLPSSES, from the coding sequence GTGGGGTCGTCGTACCGCTATCCCTACATCCAGCACCGCGGCGGCCCGAAGGGGTTTCTGAAGGTGCTGGACAAGCAGACGCTGGCCTTCACGGACTACGCCGGCAACCGGCAATACATCACGCAGGGAAACCTGTCCGAGAATCCCAAGGCCTATATTTTCGTGATGGACTACGCCCATCGCCGCCGCGTCAAGATCTGGGGCGAGGCGCGCGTCGTCGAGGACGATGAGGCGCTGACGACGTCGCTGATGCCCAAGGGGTACCGCGCGCGCCCGGAGCAGGTGATCCTGTTCAAGATCGCAGCGTGGGACACCAACTGCCCGCAGCACATTCCGCAGAAGTTCGATGCGCCGGATGTCGCGGCAGCGCTGGCGGCGAGGGACCAGCGGATCGCGGAGCTGGAAGCGGAAGTGGCGGCATTGAAGGGAAAAGCGAGTCTGCCTTCAAGCGAAAGCTAG
- the tnpC gene encoding IS66 family transposase, translated as MALRPEDLPSDPAALAEMVLAFEGENDDLRAEIATLKSLIFGARSERAAIVCAEQIAFDLERTAGSQLPANDDKPDAPRPERRKAKRNIGALPAHLPRVERVIEPASTLCPCCTGQMHRIGEESSEALDRVPAWLRVLRTIRPKYACRSCEGPIVQAPAPARLVEGGMATTALIAHIAAAKYAWQSTLYRQTQILAGQGVVVDRQTLARWMGSAAWLVRGLYDLQLKTMHGFERLFCDETPMPVLDPGRGRTRICQFWAHATDDRAWKGPAPPAVAYVFAGGRGKKEIVAQLAGFEGVLQVDGYAAYASLAGDAMMSGQIQLAYCLVHARRNFVRVHKTTNSPFAAEVIERIAAVYAIEERIRGLDAGERRATRQAETKPLMEALRARLIAVKDGISRRSTLIKAIDYMLERWQGLTTFLDDGRLEPDTNTVERSIRPIAIGKKNSLFSGDEGGGETWAILASLLNTAKLNGLDPEAYLVDVLDRMVSGATKTNQLHELLAWNWKAAREAEKRAVA; from the coding sequence ATGGCGCTTCGCCCCGAAGATCTCCCCTCTGACCCTGCGGCTCTTGCCGAGATGGTGCTGGCTTTCGAAGGCGAGAACGATGATCTGCGCGCAGAGATCGCCACGTTGAAGAGCCTGATCTTCGGCGCACGATCGGAGCGCGCGGCGATCGTCTGCGCCGAACAGATCGCGTTTGATCTGGAACGGACCGCCGGCTCACAGCTCCCGGCCAATGACGACAAACCGGACGCGCCGCGGCCGGAGCGGCGCAAAGCGAAGCGCAACATCGGCGCGCTGCCGGCGCATCTGCCTCGGGTCGAGCGGGTGATCGAGCCGGCGTCCACGCTGTGCCCGTGCTGCACGGGTCAGATGCATCGGATCGGCGAGGAGAGCAGCGAAGCGCTCGATCGGGTTCCCGCGTGGCTGCGTGTGCTCCGCACGATCCGTCCAAAATACGCCTGCCGCTCCTGTGAGGGCCCGATTGTCCAGGCCCCGGCACCGGCGCGGCTCGTCGAGGGCGGCATGGCAACGACGGCGCTGATCGCGCATATCGCCGCGGCCAAATATGCCTGGCAATCGACGCTCTATCGCCAGACGCAGATCCTGGCGGGTCAGGGTGTCGTCGTCGACCGTCAGACGCTGGCGCGCTGGATGGGGAGCGCGGCGTGGCTGGTCAGGGGCCTCTACGATCTGCAACTGAAGACTATGCACGGCTTCGAGCGGCTGTTCTGCGACGAGACGCCGATGCCAGTGCTCGATCCGGGACGCGGCCGCACGAGGATCTGCCAGTTCTGGGCGCACGCGACGGACGATCGGGCGTGGAAGGGGCCGGCGCCGCCGGCGGTCGCCTACGTGTTCGCAGGTGGTCGCGGCAAAAAGGAGATCGTGGCGCAGTTAGCCGGCTTCGAAGGCGTGCTGCAAGTCGACGGCTATGCCGCCTACGCCTCGCTGGCGGGCGATGCGATGATGTCGGGCCAGATCCAGCTGGCGTATTGTCTCGTTCACGCGCGCCGCAACTTCGTGAGGGTGCACAAGACGACGAACTCACCCTTCGCCGCGGAGGTCATCGAGCGCATTGCGGCCGTCTACGCGATCGAGGAGAGGATCCGCGGTCTCGATGCTGGGGAACGCCGCGCGACGCGACAGGCCGAGACGAAGCCGCTGATGGAGGCGTTGAGGGCCCGTCTGATCGCGGTGAAGGACGGGATCTCCCGCCGCTCGACGCTCATCAAGGCGATCGACTACATGCTCGAACGCTGGCAGGGCCTGACGACGTTCCTGGATGACGGGCGGCTCGAGCCGGACACCAACACGGTCGAACGATCGATCAGGCCAATTGCGATCGGAAAAAAGAACTCGTTGTTCAGTGGTGACGAAGGCGGGGGCGAGACCTGGGCGATACTCGCTTCGCTTCTTAACACAGCGAAATTGAATGGCCTCGACCCCGAGGCGTATCTCGTCGACGTTCTCGATCGCATGGTGAGCGGCGCCACGAAGACCAACCAGCTTCACGAACTTCTGGCCTGGAACTGGAAGGCCGCACGCGAAGCCGAAAAGCGGGCCGTGGCATGA
- a CDS encoding branched-chain amino acid ABC transporter permease — protein MNTTIMLFLVQDGITNGAIYALLGLALVLVFAVTRVILIPQGEFVTYGALTYASLAAGQMPGTAKLALALGIGAFVFDLFVARKALHGRLIVRSLVTNVVLPAIVLALTIYFAAQKPPVAVCIALSLVIVAMIGLYLYRIAFQPLAHTSVLVLLIASVGVHLALQGLGLLFFGAEGQRGPAVLSGSFTAGALRFTGQSITVYGITVAFIIGLWLFFGLTLYGKALRATAVNRLGARLAGIRTTLSGQIAFLLASVIGALSGIMIVPITTLYYDSGFLIGLKGFVAAIIGGLVSYPLTAVAALVVGIVEAFSSFYASNYKEVIVFMLLIPVLLLRSLAAPAVEEEKD, from the coding sequence TTGAATACCACCATCATGCTGTTCCTGGTACAGGACGGCATCACCAATGGCGCGATCTACGCGCTGCTCGGCCTGGCGCTGGTGCTGGTGTTCGCCGTCACGCGCGTCATCCTCATTCCCCAGGGCGAATTCGTCACCTACGGCGCGCTGACCTATGCCTCGCTGGCCGCGGGCCAGATGCCGGGCACAGCAAAGCTCGCGCTGGCGCTGGGCATCGGCGCCTTCGTGTTCGACCTGTTCGTGGCGCGCAAGGCGCTGCACGGCCGCCTGATCGTACGCAGCCTCGTCACCAACGTCGTGCTGCCGGCCATCGTGCTGGCGCTGACCATCTACTTCGCTGCCCAGAAGCCGCCGGTGGCGGTCTGCATCGCGCTGTCGCTGGTGATCGTGGCGATGATCGGCCTCTACCTCTACCGCATCGCGTTCCAGCCGCTGGCGCACACCTCCGTGCTGGTGCTGCTGATCGCATCGGTGGGCGTCCACCTGGCGCTTCAGGGCCTCGGCCTGCTGTTCTTCGGCGCCGAAGGCCAGCGCGGACCTGCCGTGCTGTCCGGCTCCTTCACCGCCGGTGCACTGCGCTTCACCGGCCAGAGCATCACCGTCTACGGCATCACCGTCGCCTTCATCATCGGGCTCTGGCTGTTCTTTGGGCTGACGCTCTACGGCAAGGCGCTGCGCGCGACCGCCGTGAACCGGCTCGGCGCCCGCCTTGCCGGCATCCGCACCACGCTGTCCGGCCAGATCGCCTTCCTGCTGGCGTCCGTCATCGGCGCCCTGTCGGGCATCATGATCGTGCCGATCACGACGCTCTATTACGACTCCGGGTTCCTGATCGGCCTCAAGGGCTTCGTTGCCGCGATCATCGGCGGCCTCGTCAGCTATCCGCTCACCGCCGTCGCGGCACTGGTCGTCGGCATCGTCGAGGCGTTCTCGTCCTTCTACGCCTCCAACTACAAGGAAGTGATCGTCTTCATGCTGCTGATCCCCGTGCTGCTGCTGCGCTCGCTCGCCGCGCCCGCGGTCGAGGAAGAGAAGGACTGA
- a CDS encoding ABC transporter ATP-binding protein, producing the protein MSALLSVADAHVAYGKVEAVRSVSLEVGANQIVTIVGANGAGKTTLLSAIMGILPLKGRVAFAGQDLSRLDIEDRVAMGLGLVPEHRELFVTMNVEDNLELGAFRIERSKAKTSMERVYTLFPRLKERRKQLAGTLSGGEQQMLAMGRALMGEPKLLMLDEPSLGLAPIIVADIFRIVTELRASGVSVLLVEQNAQAALKIADQAYVMELGEFVLSGKASDVAANERVAASYLGFQHEGASVI; encoded by the coding sequence ATGAGCGCGCTGTTGTCCGTCGCCGACGCACATGTCGCCTATGGCAAGGTCGAGGCCGTGCGTTCGGTCTCGCTCGAGGTCGGCGCCAACCAGATCGTCACCATCGTCGGGGCCAATGGCGCCGGCAAGACCACGCTACTCTCCGCCATCATGGGCATCTTGCCGCTGAAGGGCCGCGTCGCCTTCGCCGGGCAGGATCTGTCACGGCTGGACATCGAGGACCGCGTCGCGATGGGGCTCGGCCTGGTCCCTGAGCACCGCGAGCTGTTCGTGACCATGAATGTCGAGGACAATCTCGAGCTCGGGGCCTTCCGCATCGAGCGGAGCAAGGCGAAAACCTCGATGGAGCGCGTCTACACGCTGTTTCCTCGGCTGAAGGAGCGGCGCAAGCAGCTCGCCGGCACCCTCTCCGGCGGCGAGCAGCAGATGCTCGCGATGGGCCGCGCACTGATGGGCGAGCCGAAGCTCCTGATGCTGGACGAGCCGAGCCTCGGCCTCGCCCCGATCATCGTCGCCGACATCTTCCGCATCGTCACCGAGCTGCGCGCCAGCGGCGTCTCCGTGCTGCTGGTCGAACAGAACGCGCAGGCCGCGCTGAAGATCGCGGACCAGGCCTATGTGATGGAGCTCGGCGAGTTCGTGCTCAGCGGCAAGGCGAGCGATGTCGCGGCGAACGAGCGCGTGGCGGCCAGCTACCTCGGCTTCCAGCACGAAGGCGCGAGTGTGATCTGA
- a CDS encoding UPF0149 family protein → MTKPKQGRGTRKARKTTMADYAMSFERLGQWISKRARSPTLRHPRATSLSMLDGAVAAVVAGPVSMASEEWVCPLLGVDPDAFNHDTEEFSAIAATLMRHNAISETLSTRPESFEPLFVRSPDGEVDPQPWCMGFYAVMKLRLLVWSRLLPPNGTEHLMLRPILVHCIDDAGRPLLPPARRTLGTQPIIQNAWRNIPATVEALRQFWMPIRFKRGA, encoded by the coding sequence ATGACGAAGCCGAAGCAAGGGCGGGGAACGCGAAAAGCACGCAAGACGACGATGGCGGACTATGCCATGTCGTTCGAACGGCTCGGGCAATGGATCAGCAAGCGCGCCAGGTCGCCGACGCTTCGGCATCCGCGGGCGACGTCGCTCTCCATGCTCGATGGCGCGGTGGCCGCGGTCGTCGCCGGGCCGGTCTCGATGGCGTCCGAGGAATGGGTGTGCCCGCTCCTCGGCGTAGATCCCGACGCCTTCAATCACGACACCGAGGAGTTCTCGGCAATCGCCGCCACGCTGATGCGCCACAACGCTATCAGCGAGACGCTGTCGACGAGACCGGAGAGCTTCGAGCCGCTGTTCGTGCGATCACCGGACGGCGAAGTCGACCCGCAGCCCTGGTGCATGGGCTTCTACGCCGTCATGAAGCTTCGGCTTCTCGTCTGGTCGCGGCTTCTCCCCCCGAATGGAACCGAACACCTTATGCTGCGGCCGATCTTGGTCCATTGCATCGACGACGCCGGTCGACCCTTGCTACCCCCGGCCCGGCGCACGCTGGGAACGCAGCCCATCATCCAAAACGCCTGGCGCAACATTCCAGCAACCGTCGAGGCCCTCCGGCAGTTCTGGATGCCTATACGCTTCAAGCGCGGTGCGTAG
- the tnpA gene encoding IS66-like element accessory protein TnpA, translated as MHQDRHQDGHDAASYQRIEVITGERRRRSWSDAEKARIVAESADPETSISEVARRNGVNRGLLSVWRRQARLASSEAPQFVQVRLEAAVEAQPNAIDKAHVLTDPAERIEVMIAGATVRVPVGVDAATLERVLAAVRSTR; from the coding sequence ATGCATCAAGACAGACATCAAGACGGGCATGATGCCGCCTCCTATCAGCGGATCGAGGTGATCACAGGGGAGAGGCGACGGCGCAGTTGGAGCGATGCGGAGAAGGCGCGGATCGTGGCCGAGAGTGCCGATCCGGAGACGAGCATTTCCGAGGTGGCTCGACGCAACGGGGTGAACCGGGGACTGCTCAGTGTGTGGCGGCGCCAGGCGCGGCTCGCGTCGAGCGAAGCGCCGCAGTTCGTGCAAGTCAGGCTCGAGGCCGCCGTCGAGGCGCAGCCGAACGCGATCGATAAGGCGCATGTTCTGACGGATCCGGCCGAGCGGATCGAGGTGATGATCGCGGGCGCGACGGTGCGCGTGCCCGTCGGCGTCGACGCCGCGACGCTGGAGCGCGTGCTGGCGGCGGTGAGATCGACGCGATGA